Proteins from a genomic interval of Zingiber officinale cultivar Zhangliang chromosome 1B, Zo_v1.1, whole genome shotgun sequence:
- the LOC122039688 gene encoding uncharacterized protein LOC122039688, with translation MYIWSHFLFPLVCGKSNVNPQPRDLVLQLVERILSGPKARTILLNGAVRKGERIVPPAVLDLLMRATFPASTARVKATERFETFYPTLKELALTGSGTKTTKQASQQLLPFAIQAIQENNSELTKEATDLFIWCLTQNAECYKQWEKLYVENVGATIIVLRKLSTEWRNYSAKISPDTLKVTLKHLRAKNEDALSRNTDPSQVASIKEADKYCKTILMKLTRNFGCMKGSVLVLVLGIGLFFTLSPNAKLINWENINWEKFQVLFSSLQSS, from the exons ATGTACATCTGGTCGCATTTCCTATTTCCTCTAGTTTGTGGAAAATCAAATGTGAACCCACAGCCTAGGGACTTGGTGCTGCAATTGGTCGAAAG GATTCTCTCTGGACCAAAAGCTCGAACTATTCTGTTAAATGGCGCTGTTCGGAAGGGGGAACGCATAGTACCACCTGCTGTACTTGATCTACTCATGCGGGCGACTTTTCCTGCTTCTACAGCTCGAGTCAAG GCAACTGAAAGATTTGAGACGTTTTATCCTACTCTAAAAGAGTTGGCTCTTACTGGTTCTGGTACCAAAACCACAAAGCAAGCATCACAACAGCTTTTGCCTTTTGCCATCCAAGCGATTCAAGAAA ATAATTCCGAGCTAACAAAGGAAGCGACGGATTTGTTCATCTGGTGTTTGACTCAGAATGCTGAGTGCTATAAACAGTGG GAAAAACTCTATGTAGAGAATGTTGGTGCGACAATTATTGTTCTTCGAAAACTCTCCACTGAGTGGCGAAATTACTCAGCCAAAATTTCCCCCGACACTCTCAAAGTAACACTTAAGCATTTGAGGGCTAAA AATGAAGATGCCCTGTCAAGAAACACAGACCCCAGCCAAGTAGCATCCATCAAAGAAGCTGACAAGTACTGCAAGACAATTTTGATGAAGTTAACACGTAATTTTGGCTGCATGAAGGGTAGTGTTTTGGTGCTTGTGCTAGGAATTGGTCTCTTTTTCACTCTTTCACCGAATGCCAAGTTAATTAACTGGGAGAACATCAATTGGGAGAAATTTCAGGTGTTGTTCAGTTCTCTCCAATCCTCTTAG